A single Drechmeria coniospora strain ARSEF 6962 chromosome 03, whole genome shotgun sequence DNA region contains:
- a CDS encoding C2H2 finger domain protein, producing the protein MPGASVAVLPPPPPVSASSSRKASLAPERKYKCQFCNRAFSRSEHRSRHERSPPSAVEAMACAGFSSCPPSLLPPPFAVVILTLSRAVADADEIPDTKERPFKCMKCRSTFVRRDLLLRHDRTVHAKDGGIPLHSDGKRRAGGPKTRTISGPSKAALPLDTSTLEQMEAGNDGIFDVETAAMLVADLHHKATAAMRGDAGAYDDASSMAYSPRRSSIVESTVTYPSGAIALPQMQWESFMAPSVTEPKAHSISSSTSGSFESHHSFAAAQQQAGKLPSMASPRAKARTGSQPAAAASAAAAASSASQPPPTPNASHAGFKAPQVDDDDERNAVLDTLRSYDGEHAIPEGFRLPGLGSLNRYLATYFGMFHHHLPFLHPASFKPAQVSSPLLLAVLSIGALYSFDQDQAYMLHIGSKVLVNQFLQNKENFSSRKCPLWTMQSSLLNMVFASWSGDPKGLEWACSIKSLLANMVAGNRYELKLRQEARGAVKPARSEWVEDEGCRRTYYAVYIFFGMLTLTYNHTPAIGFNEFEDLQLPSTEALWNLQVADEAAWRAQLTASPAVTFMDAHDNLFQGETLTYSAFATRVMINALFLEVWYHKRSPEALQDVVTEYKLRLALETWEKSLDLCEAESVVVPLSGPLKGQHPLVFNAKAMYRNARGRLEVDLKGVQEALRYHDPYEVAAAMSHARDRVKRSSEMIKVIQECYNCIETAVVQGIRWVARTSPTNWSVEHPLCGMDLIIILSLWLYRLEHDEEPATPEEVDMYNKIRLLFKRESMDGYTPHLSSVIARLWGSMLDEVVVWGITRLMGESFKLHSQALVGYVDDPEASSAASTPSMTSQGADEDSVY; encoded by the exons ATGCCTGGTGCCAGCGTCGCAgtgcttccgccgccgccgccggtctcGGCATCATCCTCGCGGAAGGCGTCCCTCGCCCCCgagcgcaagtacaagtgtcAGTTCTGCAACAGGGCCTTCAGCAGGAGCGAACACCGAAGCCGACACGAGCGATCCC CCCCGTCCGCCGTTGAAGCTATGGCGTGCGCGGGCTTCTCGTCCTGCCCGCCTTCCCTCCTCCCCCCGCCCTTTGCCGTCGTGATCCTTACTCTCTCGCGTGCCGTCGCGGATGCTGACGAAATCCCAGACACAAAGGAACGACCGTTCAAATGCATGAAGTGCAGGAGCACCTTTGTCCGCCGCGATCTTCTTCTCAGGCATGACCGGACCGTGCAcgccaaggacggcggcatcCCGCTGCACAGCGACGGCAAACGTCGTGCCGGCGGCCCCAAGACTCGAACCATCAGCGGCCCCTCCAAGGCGGCCCTGCCTCTGGACACGTCGACCCTGGAGCAGATGGAAGCCGGCAACGATGGCATATTCGacgtcgagacggcggccatgctcgtcgccgacctgcaTCACaaggccacggcggccatgcgcggcgacgccggcgcctaCGACGACGCCTCCTCCATGGCCTACTCGCCACGCcgctcctccatcgtcgagtCGACCGTCACCTATCCGTCGGGCGCCATTGCCCTTCCCCAGATGCAGTGGGAGAGCTTCATGGCTCCGTCCGTGACCGAGCCCAAGGCCCActccatctcgtcgagcACCTCGGGCTCCTTCGAATCGCACCACTCGtttgccgccgcccagcAGCAAGCCGGCAAGCTACCGTCCATGGCCAGCCCGCGCGCAAAGGCCAGGACCGGCTCGcaacccgccgccgccgcctccgccgccgccgccgccagctcggcgtcTCAGCCTCCCCCGACACCCAACGCCTCGCACGCGGGCTTCAAGGCACcgcaggtcgacgacgacgacgagcgcaaCGCCGTCCTAGACACGCTGCGGAGCTACGATGGCGAGCATGCCATCCCCGAAGGCTTCCGCCTTCCGGGCCTGGGCTCGTTGAACCGTTACCTGGCGACGTACTTTGGCATGTTCCATCACCACCTGCCCTTCCTGCACCCGGCCTCGTTCAAGCCGGCCCAGGTGTCGTccccgctgctgctggccgtccTGAGCATCGGCGCCCTGTACTCGTTCGACCAGGACCAGGCCTACATGCTCCACATCGGCTCCAAGGTGCTCGTCAACCAGTTCCTGCAGAACAAGGAAAACTTCAGCTCCCGCAAGTGCCCCCTGTGGACCATGCAAAGCTCCCTCCTGAACATGGTCTTCGCCAGCTGGAGCGGCGACCCCAAGGGGCTGGAGTGGGCCTGCTCCATCAAGAGCCTGCTCGCCAACATGGTGGCCGGCAACCGGTACGAGCTCAAGCTTCGCCAGGAGGCCCGCGGCGCCGTCAAGCCCGCGCGCTCGGAGtgggtcgaggacgagggctgCCGACGCACCTACTACGCCGTCTACATCTTCTTCGGCATGCTCACCCTGACGTACAACCACACGCCGGCCATCGGCTTCAACGAGTTTGAGGACCTCCAGCTGCCCTCGACGGAGGCTCTCTGGAACCTGcaggtcgccgacgaggccgcctgGCGAGCCCAGCTGACGGCGTCCCCGGCCGTGACCTTTATGGACGCCCACGACAACCTCTTCCAAGGCGAAACGCTCACGTACAGCGCCTTCGCCACGCGCGTCATGATCAACGCCTTGTTTCTCGAGGTCTGGTATCACAAGCGAAGCCCCGAGGCGCTTCAGGACGTCGTCACCGAGTACAAGCTTCGGCTTGCCCTCGAGACGTGGGAGAAGTCGTTGGACCTGTGCGAAGCCGAGTCGGTCGTCGTCCCCCTCAGCGGTCCCCTCAAGGGCCAGCATCCCCTCGTCTTCAACGCCAAGGCCATGTATCGCAACGcccgcggccgcctcgaggtgGATCTCAAGGGTGTGCAGGAGGCGCTGCGGTACCACGACCCGTACGAGGTTGCGGCGGCCATGTCTCACGCTCGAGACCGCGTGAAGCGCTCGAGCGAGATGATCAAGGTCATTCAGGAATGCTACAACTGcatcgagacggccgtcgtccaagGCATCCGCTGGGTGGCTCGAACCTCGCCCACCAACTGGAGCGTCGAGCACCCTCTCTGCGGCATGGATCTCATCATCATCCTGTCGCTGTGGCTCTATCGCCTGGAACACGACGAAGAGCCCGCGACGCCCGAGGAGGTGGACATGTACAACAAGATTCGACTCCTCTTCAAGAGGGAGTCGATGGACGGCTACACGCCGCACCTCAGCTCCGTCATCGCCCGACTCTGGGGCTCGATGCTCGACGAAGTCGTGGTCTGGGG GATCACGCGCTTGATGGGCGAGTCGTTCAAGCTGCACTCGCAGGCTCTTGTTGGCTACGTCGACGACCCCGAagcttcctcggccgcatccACGCCCTCCATGACCTCGCAGGGTGCGGATGAGGACAGCGTGTATTAA
- a CDS encoding RNA polymerase II mediator complex component Med8, protein MATLGLDADELKSVEQTLSRLAQLSSSIQSLKMSIMKSNPLPPPSSLQASAQILQRNLQTVLHNLGENSDLFSRIAIRPSTNYPGRTQENILTQLLRKKLEPDVEGLVSEGLETATLATAKGVAELQDIWGELREWTHGCIAAYVRDEAADVYTKEERELGVDSVRTGLRRGLDDDSDDDDNDGADDDDGDDEDKEEDSGEKGKKVPSRGPEPETLLWFTARGDFAVTPNIEYGRKAGMIQKGLEGVNIPPHRGRENASPQGPEGVASS, encoded by the exons ATGGCGACTCTCGGGCTTGACGCGGACGAGCTCAAGTCTGTGGAGCAGACGCTTTCCCGACTGGCGCAACTGTCCAGCAGCATCCAGAGCTTGAAGATGAGCATCATGAAGAGCAATCCGTTGCCGCCCCC CTCCTCCCTCCAGGCATCGGCCCAGATCCTCCAGCGAAATCTACAAACGGTGCTGCACAACCTCGGCGAGAACTCGGACCTATTCTCTCGAATCGCGATACGCCCCTCTACCAACTATCCGGGACGTACCCAGGAAAATATCCTGACGCAGCTGCTACGCAAAAAGCTCGAGCCGGACGTGGAAGGGCTCGTGTCCGAGGGTCTCGAGACGGCAACGCTTGCCACGGCCAAGGGCGTGGCAGAGCTGCAGGACATATGGGGCGAGCTGCGCGAATGGACACACGGCTGCATCGCCGCATACGTTCGCGATGAAGCGGCCGATGTGTATACGAAGGAGGAGCGTGAGCTGGGCGTGGACAGCGTTCGGACTGGACTGCGACGCGGGTtggacgacgacagcgacgacgacgacaacgatggcgccgacgacgacgacggcgatgacgaggataAGGAAGAAGACTCCGGGGAGAAGGGGAAGAAAGTGCCTTCCCGGgggccggagccggagaCGCTGCTCTGGTTCACGGCGCGAGGCGATTTCGCCGTGACGCCCAATATCGAGTATGGGAGGAAGGCGGGCATGATCCAAAAAGGACTTGAGGGGGTGAATATCCCACCGCACAGAGGACGAGAGAATGCCTCGCCGCAAGGACCGGAAGGGGTTGCGTCGTCGTAA